Proteins encoded within one genomic window of Hevea brasiliensis isolate MT/VB/25A 57/8 chromosome 8, ASM3005281v1, whole genome shotgun sequence:
- the LOC110663519 gene encoding precursor of CEP16 yields MGREQKSITLFSTLLLGSLLFSTSMLHGAEARLLLSGASRLHEDVVKEIEGVVKGLSLAALKKSGPSPGIGHGYKNFQALGAAKDSGPSPGEGHKYVTGDHP; encoded by the coding sequence ATGGGCAGAGAACAAAAATCTATTACCCTTTTCTCTACTCTTCTTCTGGGTTCTCTCTTGTTTTCCACAAGCATGCTCCATGGCGCAGAAGCTAGGCTTCTGTTGAGTGGAGCTTCAAGATTGCATGAGGATGTTGTTAAAGAGATTGAAGGCGTAGTGAAAGGATTATCTCTTGCAGCACTGAAGAAATCAGGGCCGAGTCCTGGTATAGGGCATGGGTACAAAAATTTCCAAGCTCTTGGCGCGGCTAAGGACTCTGGTCCTAGCCCTGGTGAAGGGCACAAGTATGTTACTGGCGATCACCCATGA